The Corynebacterium renale genome includes a region encoding these proteins:
- the infB gene encoding translation initiation factor IF-2 produces MSGKLRVHELAKQLGVTSKQLLAKLEEQGEFVKTASSTIEPPVIRKMRALYEEEHGPVEEKPVDKPAEKKNPAEKSQAKPSAPKPAAKAAPKPGAPKPGAAKPAAKSTAPKPGAAKPGAPKPTAKTEKAAPKPAAKKPAAGATSEAKPAPKPGAGRPTPKSMPKPGPKPGGRAPKVANNPFSSGSSERPAPRPGGSRGEGRSAMPRPGGTRGNQQRSGAQRQGGQGSSSQSSQGGRRPSPAMMPSHPSPGQMPAKAASAGRGGRRGGGQGGRSGGPGAGGGFRGGRGGRRGGTAGAFGRPGGAPRRGRKSKRQKRNEYEAMKAPNVIGGVALPDGGGATLRLRRGASLSDFAEKIGTDASSLVQALFNLGEMVTATASVSEETLQLLGAEMNYVVQVVSPEDEDRELLESFDLQFGEDEGGEEDLAKRPPVVTVMGHVDHGKTRLLDTIRNANVGRREHGGITQGIGAYQVDVEVDGRDRTITFLDTPGHEAFTAMRARGAKSTDIAILIVAADDGVMPQTVEAINHAKAADVPIVVAVNKIDKPDASPEKIRGQLTEYGLVPEEYGGDTMFVDISAKQGTNIDQLLEAVCLTADAALDLRANPDMDAQGVSIEAHLDRGRGPVASIIVQRGTLRVGDSIVVGDTYGRVRRMVDEYGNDVEEAGPSRPVQMQGLNGVPGAGDNLLVVEDDRVARQIANQRDARRRSAEAARARKRVSLENLDEVLKEQSTLNLILKGDNAGSVEALEDALLKIEVDDEVQVNIIDRGVGAVTQTNVTLAAASDAVIIAFNVRSEGKATEEANAEGVDIRYYTVIYKAIEEVEAALKGMLKPIYEERQVGTAEIRAIFKASAVGLIAGCMVETGKVRRNAKARLIRDGNVVTEDATITSLRREKDDVTEVNHGYECGMVLSYPDIQVDDKIEVYEMVEVPRDK; encoded by the coding sequence GTGTCCGGAAAGCTACGAGTCCACGAGCTTGCCAAGCAGCTCGGCGTGACAAGCAAACAGCTTTTAGCAAAGCTTGAAGAACAAGGCGAGTTTGTTAAAACGGCATCGTCAACCATCGAGCCTCCAGTAATCCGCAAGATGCGGGCACTGTATGAGGAAGAGCATGGCCCGGTAGAAGAAAAGCCGGTTGACAAGCCTGCAGAGAAAAAGAACCCAGCGGAAAAGTCGCAGGCTAAGCCTTCGGCTCCAAAACCAGCTGCAAAGGCCGCGCCGAAGCCCGGTGCGCCGAAGCCAGGCGCAGCTAAACCTGCCGCTAAGTCAACTGCGCCGAAACCAGGCGCAGCTAAACCAGGTGCCCCCAAGCCCACCGCTAAGACGGAGAAGGCTGCACCTAAGCCTGCAGCCAAAAAGCCTGCAGCGGGAGCCACCAGCGAAGCCAAGCCGGCACCCAAACCAGGAGCAGGACGTCCAACGCCGAAGTCGATGCCGAAGCCAGGCCCGAAGCCAGGCGGTCGTGCACCGAAGGTTGCTAACAACCCATTTTCGTCCGGTAGCTCCGAGCGACCTGCTCCTCGTCCTGGCGGCTCCCGCGGAGAAGGGCGCTCTGCAATGCCACGGCCGGGTGGAACACGCGGCAACCAGCAACGCTCCGGTGCGCAGCGCCAGGGCGGCCAGGGTAGTTCTTCGCAGAGCTCCCAGGGAGGTCGTCGTCCGTCACCCGCAATGATGCCTTCGCATCCGAGCCCAGGACAGATGCCGGCAAAGGCAGCCTCCGCAGGGCGTGGTGGCCGTCGCGGTGGCGGTCAGGGCGGTCGCTCTGGTGGTCCAGGCGCAGGCGGCGGATTCCGTGGAGGCCGTGGAGGCCGTCGCGGTGGTACCGCCGGTGCATTCGGCCGTCCAGGAGGCGCGCCACGGCGTGGACGTAAGTCGAAACGTCAGAAGCGTAACGAATACGAGGCAATGAAGGCGCCAAACGTTATTGGTGGCGTTGCATTGCCAGATGGCGGCGGCGCAACCTTGCGTCTGCGTCGCGGTGCATCGCTGTCTGACTTTGCTGAAAAGATCGGCACCGACGCATCGTCGCTGGTACAGGCGTTGTTTAACCTTGGTGAGATGGTCACTGCAACTGCTTCGGTTTCTGAAGAAACCCTGCAGTTGCTCGGCGCTGAAATGAATTATGTGGTCCAGGTTGTCTCTCCTGAGGACGAGGACCGCGAGCTCCTCGAATCCTTCGACCTGCAGTTCGGTGAGGACGAAGGTGGGGAGGAAGACCTTGCCAAGCGTCCACCAGTCGTGACCGTGATGGGTCACGTCGACCACGGTAAGACGCGCCTGCTGGATACTATCCGCAATGCAAACGTTGGCCGTCGCGAGCACGGAGGTATCACCCAGGGCATCGGCGCATACCAGGTGGACGTTGAAGTCGATGGTCGCGATCGCACAATCACGTTCCTGGATACCCCAGGTCACGAGGCCTTCACCGCAATGCGTGCCCGTGGCGCGAAGTCTACGGATATCGCAATTTTGATTGTCGCTGCCGACGATGGCGTGATGCCACAGACCGTCGAAGCTATTAACCACGCTAAGGCTGCCGACGTCCCAATCGTGGTGGCGGTCAACAAGATCGATAAGCCAGATGCCTCTCCGGAGAAGATTCGTGGCCAGCTCACCGAATACGGGCTGGTTCCAGAAGAATATGGTGGCGACACCATGTTCGTGGACATCTCCGCAAAGCAGGGCACCAACATTGATCAGCTGCTTGAGGCCGTCTGCCTGACCGCCGATGCAGCTCTGGATCTGCGCGCTAACCCTGACATGGATGCGCAGGGCGTTTCCATTGAAGCTCACTTGGACCGCGGTCGTGGTCCGGTCGCGTCCATCATCGTTCAGCGCGGTACGCTGCGCGTCGGCGATTCGATCGTCGTCGGCGATACGTATGGTCGCGTACGTCGCATGGTCGACGAATACGGCAACGATGTCGAAGAAGCAGGACCATCCCGCCCGGTCCAGATGCAGGGTCTCAATGGTGTCCCCGGCGCCGGCGATAACCTCTTGGTGGTCGAAGACGACCGTGTGGCACGTCAGATCGCTAACCAGCGTGACGCACGTCGTCGTTCTGCAGAGGCTGCTCGCGCACGCAAGCGCGTCTCCCTAGAGAACCTGGACGAGGTGCTGAAGGAACAGTCCACCCTCAACCTCATCCTCAAGGGCGACAACGCTGGTTCTGTCGAAGCCCTGGAAGATGCGTTGCTCAAGATTGAGGTTGACGACGAAGTCCAGGTCAACATCATTGACCGCGGCGTCGGTGCTGTGACCCAGACGAACGTCACCCTGGCTGCCGCTTCCGACGCCGTGATTATCGCCTTCAACGTTCGTTCCGAAGGCAAGGCAACGGAAGAGGCAAATGCTGAAGGCGTAGATATTCGCTACTACACGGTTATCTACAAGGCAATCGAAGAGGTTGAGGCTGCTCTCAAGGGCATGCTGAAGCCAATTTACGAAGAGCGTCAAGTGGGTACCGCCGAAATCCGTGCTATCTTCAAGGCCTCCGCAGTCGGCCTTATCGCGGGTTGCATGGTTGAAACCGGCAAGGTGCGCCGCAATGCTAAGGCCCGCCTCATCCGTGATGGCAACGTCGTGACTGAGGACGCAACAATTA